Proteins from one Embleya scabrispora genomic window:
- the nth gene encoding endonuclease III translates to MSSNETEPAPRRSRGTAKVVKAAKAGKGESRLALVRRARRINRELGEIYPGAHCELDYGDAFQLLVAVVLSAQTTDRRVNTVTPALFARFPDAAAIAAAEPAELESIIQPTGFFRAKTRSLQGLAQAILDRYAGEVPGRLADLVTLPGVGRKTANVVLGEVFDVPGITVDTHFGRLARRFGWTTDDDPVRIETEVGALFPRRDLTLLSHRVIFHGRRVCHARRPACGACPIAPLCPAYGEGETDPIKARALLKYEMAGQPGQRLKPPAEPVLGRPVEQAEPTRDAPKAPRAPRAPKAPKDEGDAG, encoded by the coding sequence GTGTCGAGCAACGAGACGGAGCCCGCGCCGCGCAGGTCGCGAGGCACCGCGAAGGTCGTGAAAGCCGCGAAAGCCGGGAAGGGCGAGTCCCGCCTGGCCCTGGTGCGCCGTGCGCGCCGGATCAACCGCGAGCTGGGCGAGATATACCCGGGCGCACACTGCGAACTCGACTACGGCGACGCGTTCCAACTGCTGGTCGCCGTGGTGTTGTCCGCGCAGACCACCGACCGCCGGGTCAACACGGTCACCCCGGCGCTGTTCGCCCGCTTCCCCGACGCCGCCGCCATCGCCGCGGCGGAGCCCGCGGAGCTGGAGTCGATCATTCAGCCGACCGGGTTCTTCCGGGCCAAGACCCGCTCGCTACAGGGCCTGGCCCAGGCGATCCTGGACCGCTACGCCGGCGAGGTGCCTGGCCGGCTCGCCGACCTCGTCACCCTGCCGGGGGTCGGCCGCAAGACCGCCAACGTGGTGCTGGGCGAGGTCTTCGACGTCCCCGGGATCACCGTCGACACCCACTTCGGGCGACTGGCCCGCCGCTTCGGGTGGACCACCGACGACGATCCGGTCCGGATCGAGACGGAGGTCGGCGCGCTCTTCCCGCGCCGCGACCTGACCCTGCTCTCGCACCGGGTGATCTTCCACGGCCGCCGGGTGTGCCACGCCCGCCGGCCCGCCTGCGGGGCCTGCCCGATCGCGCCGCTGTGTCCGGCCTACGGCGAGGGCGAGACGGACCCGATCAAGGCCCGGGCCCTGCTCAAGTACGAGATGGCCGGACAGCCCGGCCAGCGGCTCAAGCCGCCGGCCGAACCGGTGCTGGGCAGGCCGGTCGAGCAGGCCGAGCCGACGCGGGATGCACCAAAGGCACCAAGGGCACCAAGGGCACCAAAGGCACCGAAAGACGAGGGGGACGCCGGGTGA